The following are encoded in a window of Suncus etruscus isolate mSunEtr1 chromosome 16, mSunEtr1.pri.cur, whole genome shotgun sequence genomic DNA:
- the DMP1 gene encoding dentin matrix acidic phosphoprotein 1 — MKTCILFISLWTLSCAFPVAKYRKSNYESSEELMESEDSREDSESLEGHDEHGSDSQRKYEKDDDEDDSGDDTFGDVDNGATQEEEQGRNSRSDEDSADTNQSRKDSHQYTTSESNDHDNEDKLNSKPHIVDSTQDSDSDSVEPWGGTGPFEQRRYGDESQEMLSDDPDSIMTEKSRMDSASVESKESQGRNDDYTGTQDSGDTQSMEYSNRKYFRKSRISEEDFRSELDNSNTMEEVQSDSTASTDSTESSPSQSREDSKSDSQESQESQEDSQDKEDSSSESQEDSSESQEEVASETRGDNPDSTPGYLEEQEDSDSSEENSFNTSSNSESASTEQADSDSQESSKDSEQSSESTEENSSSQEGLQSESTSAESPSEESQSEDSESQDSSKSKEESNSTESNSSSEEDDWSKNTERESRKLTADAYHNKPIWDKDDNDCQDGN; from the coding sequence GAAAGTGAAGATTCCCGAGAGGATTCCGAGTCACTGGAAGGTCATGATGAGCATGGATCAGATAGccaaagaaaatatgagaaagatgatgatgaagatgacagTGGAGATGATACCTTTGGTGATGTTGACAACGGTGCCACACAGGAAGAAGAACAAGGACGAAACTCTAGAAGTGATGAGGACTCAGCCGACACCAATCAGTCCAGGAAAGACAGTCACCAGTATACCACCAGTGAGAGCAATGACCATGACAATGAAGACAAGTTGAATAGCAAGCCTCACATAGTTGACTCTACTCAGGACAGTGACAGTGATAGTGTGGAACCATGGGGGGGAACTGGCCCTTTCGAACAAAGAAGATATGGAGATGAGTCTCAGGAAATGTTGAGTGATGATCCAGATAGCATCATGACTGAGAAGAGCAGAATGGACAGTGCCAGTGTTGAATCAAAAGAATCACAAGGAAGGAATGATGATTATACAGGCACCCAGGATTCAGGTGATACTCAGTCGATGGAATATTCCAATAGGAAATACTTTAGAAAATCCCGTATTTCGGAGGAAGATTTCAGAAGTGAACTTGACAACAGCAACACAATGGAGGAAGTCCAGAGTGATTCTACAGCAAGCACCGACTCCACAGAATCTAGCCCCAGCCAATCCAGGGAGGACAGCAAGAGTGACTCCCAAGAATCTCAGGAATCTCAGGAAGACAGTCAGGATAAGGAAGATTCCAGCAGTGAGTCTCAAGAAGACAGTAGTGAGTCTCAGGAAGAAGTAGCGAGTGAGACTAGGGGTGATAACCCAGATAGCACTCCTGGCTACTTAGAAGAACAGGAAGATAGTGATTCTAGTGAAGAGAACAGCTTTAATACATCCTCAAATTCAGAAAGTGCATCCACAGAACAGGCTGACAGTGACTCCCAAGAGAGTTCTAAAGACTCAGAGCAAAGCTCAGAGTCCACAGAGGAGAACAGTTCTAGTCAGGAGGGCCTCCAATCTGAAAGTACCTCCGCTGAGAGTCCAAGTGAAGAAAGCCAGTCTGAGGACAGTGAGTCTCAGGACAGCAGCAAATCAAAGGAAGAAAGCAACTCTACTGAGAGCAATTCAAGTAGTGAGGAAGACGACTGGTCAAAAAACACTGAGAGAGAAAGCAGGAAGTTAACAGCTGATGCTTATCACAACAAACCTATCTGGGATAAAGATGACAATGATTGCCAAGATGGCAACTAG